The Gemmatimonadota bacterium genome has a segment encoding these proteins:
- a CDS encoding biopolymer transporter ExbD, translating into MAMSTGGGGDVTSDINVTPMIDVLLVLLIIFMIVQALKRAAIDIQIPPIETGAKSNAPSTQIVLELRDDGSYVINGQAPTPKAQLDRKFHEIYDQRPAKLLFVKPGQNRVYADIIEAIDIARGAGVAVVGFTPIESNAN; encoded by the coding sequence ATGGCGATGTCAACGGGCGGAGGCGGCGACGTCACCTCCGACATCAACGTGACGCCGATGATCGACGTGCTCCTCGTGCTGCTGATCATCTTCATGATCGTGCAGGCGCTGAAGCGGGCGGCCATCGACATCCAGATTCCACCGATCGAGACCGGGGCGAAGTCCAATGCCCCGAGCACCCAGATCGTGCTCGAGCTCCGCGATGACGGCAGCTATGTCATCAACGGGCAGGCCCCGACCCCGAAGGCGCAGCTCGACCGCAAGTTCCACGAGATCTACGATCAGCGTCCGGCGAAGCTGCTCTTCGTGAAGCCGGGTCAGAATCGAGTCTATGCCGACATCATCGAGGCGATTGACATCGCACGCGGTGCCGGGGTCGCGGTGGTGGGTTTC